A genomic segment from Alistipes senegalensis JC50 encodes:
- a CDS encoding SusC/RagA family TonB-linked outer membrane protein yields the protein MKKLLTLFVLICPLLALAQQTRQITGQVLDRADGAPLVGATVFIAPEETQAKNYNPQGTIVYEQGRFAFKLPVSVKKVVVSYLGYEAQTIDISGKSNFTIYLSATESKMDAVVVTGYQRIEKRKLTSSISNVKMSDIARDGVASVDEMLSGSIAGLTSTPTTGAPGGASKVKIRSTVTLNGNTDPLWVLDGMPLEGNDIPSDWSSKDNVDNLYNMSIAGLNPADIEDITVLKDAAATAIYGARAANGVIIITTKKGRRNQATRVNVSASLFVTDRPNLDKLNLMNASQKVDLELALAANGRLNYLSGMGGVARILDQAGERAALVGGGFSALSPETQSAINALRKNGTDWGKEIYQVALNQQYSISISGGGNKASYYFSGGYYNEQGTTVGTGFERLNLTLKTDYDLLKNLRFGASVFVGQNKNDSYVSDTDVFTNPSRYTRTVNPYLNAYNPDGSYLYDPDMTARQRDSDVLDYNYFEERNNTEYTLKTRSIKTIFDLDYQPVKGLRLYTQFGLQVDNSMTEKMAQENSYFTRKYARNSVVDGVRYMPEGGVIQNWNSDMSQYNWKAQIEYSGTFAKKHELDLMAGMEMRGTTNTTIHTKGFGYDHKTMVTEPMPIPSGDAGERLANSSYFKQYQKSFYENRYLSYFFTGSYTYDNRYTIFGSMRYDGTNLFGVDPKYKFNPMWSISGAWSVNREKFLRDAKWLDNLRLRASYGAQGNIDRSTSPYILGTWTTRNVGGSFEDAIFVSSPPNQNLRWETTYTWNAALDFAALENRIGFTFEIYGRNSKNLITTRTIPQETGFTSTSSNFGEMSSKGIEFTLNTVNVRTRDFRWETSINIAHNTDRVDKVHIDENSYTPSKEGYSSSAVFAYKTAGLDEYGIPMFWKDGQKVSLREFTDFRLDKTDYGFFVLYDPQVSTSQSAIRNNLSYIGSQNPNITGGFNNRFYYKNFDLSVSCNFVFGQLVKRTPFYSPTQTSPGENNTTEIGQVWSPENTSGIYPALTGNLKPDGTTWSGWDEWEANPDPYYLYNWILEQYNSISGASLFDNFDIWYKKINYFRVNSIRLGYAFPEKITRKLHMAGLRIHFEARNPFVIASNYDGYFDPETYGSIYSQPMARTYSVGLNITF from the coding sequence ATGAAAAAACTCCTTACGTTATTCGTCCTGATCTGTCCCCTGCTGGCGCTGGCGCAGCAGACCCGGCAGATCACCGGCCAGGTCCTCGACCGCGCCGACGGGGCACCCCTGGTAGGCGCCACCGTCTTCATCGCGCCCGAGGAGACCCAGGCCAAGAATTACAACCCGCAGGGAACCATCGTCTACGAGCAAGGGCGTTTCGCCTTCAAGCTGCCCGTGAGCGTCAAGAAAGTCGTGGTCAGCTACCTCGGCTACGAAGCCCAGACCATCGACATCTCGGGAAAAAGCAACTTCACGATCTACCTCTCGGCGACGGAAAGCAAGATGGACGCCGTCGTGGTGACCGGTTACCAGCGCATCGAAAAGCGCAAGCTCACCTCGTCGATCTCCAACGTCAAGATGTCGGACATCGCCCGCGACGGCGTGGCGAGCGTCGACGAGATGCTCTCCGGTTCGATCGCAGGTCTGACGTCGACTCCCACGACGGGCGCCCCGGGCGGTGCCAGCAAGGTCAAGATCCGCAGTACGGTGACGCTGAACGGCAACACCGACCCGCTGTGGGTGCTGGACGGCATGCCGCTCGAAGGCAACGACATCCCTTCGGACTGGTCGTCGAAGGACAATGTCGACAACCTCTACAACATGTCGATCGCGGGTCTCAACCCGGCCGACATCGAGGATATCACCGTGCTGAAGGATGCCGCGGCGACGGCCATCTACGGAGCCCGCGCAGCCAACGGCGTCATCATCATCACCACCAAGAAAGGCCGCCGCAACCAGGCCACGCGCGTCAACGTTTCGGCGTCGCTCTTCGTGACCGACCGTCCCAACCTCGACAAACTGAACCTGATGAACGCCTCGCAGAAGGTCGATCTCGAATTGGCATTGGCCGCCAACGGACGGCTCAACTACCTTTCGGGCATGGGCGGCGTAGCCCGTATTCTGGACCAGGCCGGAGAGCGCGCGGCGCTCGTCGGAGGCGGATTCTCGGCGCTCTCCCCCGAGACGCAGTCGGCGATCAATGCCCTGCGCAAAAACGGCACCGACTGGGGCAAGGAGATTTACCAGGTGGCGCTCAACCAGCAGTACAGCATCAGCATCTCGGGCGGCGGCAACAAGGCCAGCTACTATTTCTCGGGCGGCTACTACAATGAACAGGGAACGACCGTCGGCACGGGATTCGAACGTCTGAACCTCACGCTGAAAACCGACTACGACCTGCTGAAAAACCTGCGTTTCGGCGCCTCGGTGTTCGTGGGGCAGAATAAGAACGACTCCTATGTTTCGGATACGGACGTATTCACCAACCCCTCGCGCTACACCCGCACGGTGAACCCCTATCTGAACGCCTACAACCCTGACGGCAGCTATCTCTACGATCCCGACATGACAGCCCGGCAGCGGGACAGCGACGTTCTCGACTACAACTATTTCGAGGAGCGGAACAATACCGAATATACGCTCAAAACGCGCTCCATCAAGACGATCTTCGATCTCGACTACCAGCCGGTGAAAGGGCTGCGCCTCTACACTCAGTTCGGATTGCAGGTCGATAACTCGATGACCGAGAAGATGGCCCAGGAGAACTCTTATTTCACCCGTAAATACGCCCGCAACTCCGTTGTCGATGGCGTACGCTACATGCCCGAAGGCGGCGTGATCCAGAACTGGAACAGCGATATGTCGCAGTACAACTGGAAAGCGCAGATCGAGTATTCGGGAACTTTCGCCAAAAAACACGAACTGGACCTGATGGCCGGTATGGAGATGCGCGGAACGACCAACACCACCATCCACACCAAAGGCTTCGGCTACGACCACAAGACGATGGTCACCGAACCGATGCCCATTCCGTCGGGTGACGCCGGAGAGCGCCTCGCCAACAGCTCCTATTTCAAGCAATACCAGAAATCGTTCTACGAAAACCGCTATCTCTCGTACTTCTTCACCGGATCGTACACCTATGACAACCGCTACACAATCTTCGGCTCGATGCGTTACGACGGCACGAACCTCTTCGGCGTCGATCCCAAGTACAAGTTCAACCCCATGTGGTCGATCTCGGGTGCGTGGAGCGTCAACCGCGAAAAGTTCCTGCGCGATGCCAAATGGCTCGACAATCTGCGGCTGAGGGCTTCCTACGGAGCACAGGGCAACATCGACCGCTCGACATCGCCCTACATTCTCGGAACATGGACCACCCGGAACGTCGGAGGCAGCTTCGAAGATGCCATTTTCGTATCCTCGCCGCCCAACCAGAACCTGCGCTGGGAGACCACTTACACATGGAATGCAGCCCTCGATTTCGCGGCCCTCGAAAACCGCATCGGATTCACATTCGAAATCTACGGCCGCAACAGCAAGAACCTCATCACGACACGCACGATCCCGCAGGAGACGGGATTCACCTCGACATCGAGCAATTTCGGTGAAATGTCGAGCAAGGGTATCGAGTTCACGCTCAATACAGTAAACGTCCGCACGCGCGACTTCCGCTGGGAAACCTCGATCAACATCGCCCACAACACCGACCGGGTGGACAAGGTGCACATCGACGAAAACAGCTACACCCCTTCGAAGGAGGGATATTCGTCGAGCGCCGTATTCGCCTACAAAACCGCAGGGCTCGACGAGTACGGTATTCCCATGTTCTGGAAAGACGGACAGAAAGTGTCGCTTCGGGAGTTCACCGATTTCCGGCTCGACAAGACCGATTACGGATTCTTCGTCCTGTACGATCCCCAGGTTTCCACCTCTCAAAGCGCCATCCGCAACAATCTCTCCTACATCGGCTCACAAAACCCGAACATAACCGGAGGTTTCAACAACCGGTTCTACTACAAGAACTTCGACCTGTCCGTGTCGTGCAACTTCGTCTTCGGCCAGCTCGTGAAACGCACGCCGTTCTACAGCCCGACCCAAACCAGTCCCGGCGAGAACAACACGACCGAAATCGGACAGGTATGGTCTCCGGAGAACACGTCGGGCATCTATCCCGCCCTGACGGGCAACCTCAAACCGGACGGAACGACCTGGAGCGGATGGGACGAATGGGAAGCGAATCCCGATCCGTATTACCTCTACAACTGGATTCTGGAACAATACAATTCGATCAGCGGCGCCAGCCTGTTCGACAACTTCGACATCTGGTACAAGAAGATCAACTACTTCCGCGTGAACAGCATCCGCCTGGGATACGCCTTCCCGGAAAAGATCACCCGCAAACTCCACATGGCCGGTCTGCGCATCCACTTCGAAGCCCGCAATCCGTTCGTCATCGCCTCGAACTACGACGGATACTTCGATCCGGAGACCTACGGAAGCATCTATTCGCAACCGATGGCCCGCACCTACTCGGTCGGTCTCAATATCACATTCTAA
- a CDS encoding LytR/AlgR family response regulator transcription factor, giving the protein MKAIIIEDEPLSAAELRTSLAEVAPYIEVVATASSVAEAAETVGRVEHDLIFMDIHLEDGSGFDIFERADITVPVIFITAYDSYALKAFENKGIDYLLKPFGLDDLRRAIDKLGLLSGGGIASAEHGAPTQTPPVYQERFLVHMGARMRSVTTAEIAYFMADGKYLHLMTHDGKDYILDRSLTDVGEKLPPNLFFRINRRFIVSFDAIREMIRYSGSRIKVLLNPPLAEGEEAFVSTDRVPDFREWLNR; this is encoded by the coding sequence ATGAAAGCCATCATCATCGAAGACGAACCGTTGTCGGCTGCCGAACTGCGCACGTCGCTGGCCGAGGTGGCCCCGTACATCGAAGTCGTAGCCACGGCTTCGTCGGTCGCCGAAGCCGCCGAAACGGTGGGCCGTGTCGAACACGACCTGATCTTCATGGACATTCACCTCGAAGACGGCAGCGGATTCGACATCTTCGAACGTGCCGATATCACCGTGCCGGTCATCTTCATCACGGCGTACGATTCCTATGCGCTGAAAGCCTTCGAGAACAAGGGCATCGACTACCTGCTGAAACCCTTCGGTCTGGACGACCTCCGGCGGGCCATAGATAAGCTGGGACTTCTGTCGGGGGGGGGAATCGCGTCTGCGGAGCACGGCGCCCCGACGCAGACGCCTCCGGTATACCAGGAACGGTTCCTGGTGCACATGGGCGCCCGGATGCGATCCGTCACCACGGCGGAGATCGCCTATTTCATGGCTGACGGCAAGTATCTCCACCTGATGACGCACGACGGAAAAGACTACATCCTCGACCGTTCGCTGACCGACGTGGGCGAGAAACTGCCGCCGAACCTCTTTTTCCGCATCAACCGCCGTTTCATCGTCTCGTTCGACGCCATCCGGGAGATGATCCGTTATTCGGGAAGCCGCATCAAGGTCCTGCTCAACCCGCCCCTCGCCGAAGGCGAGGAGGCGTTCGTCAGCACCGACCGCGTGCCCGACTTCCGCGAGTGGCTGAACCGGTAA
- a CDS encoding RagB/SusD family nutrient uptake outer membrane protein yields the protein MKKTIYILLAAMGLASCDYLEIEPVGQVIPHKVSEFRALLTDGYYNYALNNIRLYTGLLSDEVGRFDTSEFYETSYAVALPYNYTWQYNSQMQELAYRECYRSIFYANSVIDSAADADNDTSGESKEQILGEAYAIRAYIHFELVNIYGKPYDPATAATDRGIVLSTYTDIEQKYRPTNVAAVYEQILDDIGQAEKLMTVQKQEEAALNYRFSLDAVQALKARVLLYMRDWQGAYDAATSLLPKYALLDFKTLSTDASGKGNRYEASLPWKQGSPEAILAWERPFSGGGGDYINACHLSDGVLGLFDRKEREDGASGNTIVYSEDLRYNYITTRGSDYIAARVSSDRSSLRIAEMYLIAAEAGSYLTGELDNAKGYLLDLQKARFSADGYEVKAAAVRTMTAEQLRAEVADDRAREFPMEGHRWLDLRRTTRPAIAKTYDGGSYTLSENDSRYTLPFPQSAVNDNPELNN from the coding sequence ATGAAAAAAACAATATACATACTGCTCGCCGCAATGGGACTCGCCTCGTGCGACTATTTGGAGATCGAACCCGTCGGCCAGGTAATTCCGCACAAGGTATCGGAGTTCCGCGCCCTGCTCACGGACGGGTACTACAACTATGCACTGAACAACATCAGGCTCTATACGGGCCTGTTGTCCGACGAGGTCGGCAGGTTCGACACCAGCGAATTCTATGAAACCAGCTATGCCGTGGCACTCCCGTACAACTACACCTGGCAATACAACAGCCAGATGCAGGAACTCGCCTACCGGGAGTGTTACCGCAGTATCTTCTATGCCAACTCCGTAATAGACAGCGCAGCGGATGCCGACAACGACACCTCCGGCGAGTCCAAGGAACAGATCCTCGGCGAGGCTTATGCCATCCGCGCCTATATCCACTTCGAGTTGGTGAACATCTACGGCAAGCCCTACGATCCCGCCACGGCGGCGACGGACCGCGGCATCGTCCTCTCGACCTACACCGACATCGAACAGAAATACCGCCCGACGAACGTCGCGGCCGTCTACGAGCAGATTCTCGATGACATCGGGCAGGCCGAGAAGCTGATGACCGTGCAGAAACAGGAGGAAGCAGCCCTCAACTACCGGTTCTCGCTCGACGCAGTACAGGCCCTGAAAGCCCGCGTGTTGCTCTATATGCGCGACTGGCAGGGGGCTTACGACGCTGCGACCTCCCTGCTGCCGAAATACGCACTGCTCGATTTCAAGACGCTGAGCACCGATGCATCCGGGAAAGGCAACAGATACGAAGCCTCCCTGCCGTGGAAACAGGGCTCTCCGGAGGCCATTTTGGCCTGGGAACGTCCGTTCAGCGGCGGAGGCGGCGACTACATAAACGCCTGCCATCTCTCCGACGGAGTGCTCGGACTGTTCGACAGGAAAGAGCGGGAGGACGGGGCATCCGGAAATACAATCGTCTACTCCGAAGACCTCCGTTACAACTATATCACGACGCGAGGCTCCGATTACATCGCAGCCCGGGTATCGTCGGACCGGAGCTCGCTCCGCATCGCCGAAATGTACCTGATCGCAGCCGAAGCCGGATCGTACCTGACCGGAGAGCTGGACAATGCCAAGGGCTATCTGCTCGACCTGCAAAAAGCACGCTTCTCGGCCGACGGATATGAAGTCAAGGCGGCAGCCGTCCGGACCATGACCGCCGAACAGTTGCGCGCAGAGGTGGCCGATGACCGGGCCCGCGAATTCCCGATGGAAGGCCACCGCTGGCTCGACCTGCGCCGCACGACGCGCCCCGCCATTGCCAAGACCTACGACGGCGGTTCCTACACGCTCAGCGAAAACGATTCCCGTTACACGCTGCCGTTCCCGCAGTCGGCCGTCAACGACAATCCCGAACTGAACAACTAA